One Arthrobacter sp. StoSoilB19 DNA window includes the following coding sequences:
- a CDS encoding glycosyltransferase family 39 protein produces MSNYTTLEVRKLPTPPEKERRRPWELVALLVILLVAAGLYTWRLSENGWANAYYSAAVQSGLHDPTAFFFGSADWGNSISVDKPPLSLWIMGLSVRLFGLNTWALLLPQAAMTLGSTLMIFQLARKYLPSYAALVAAFVFATTPITVLLARYNNPDPLMILLMLSALYAGIRATETARSRWLYFAAGLLALGFLAKQLQAFMVLPALGLVFCLFVGRPWRKVATSLSVAGLILAAGSMAWPIIVDLTPTSSRPYVGGSKTNSMIDLTLGYNGLDRLLQQQGGRSAALTPQEFQGASSDAGLFRLFNANYGQEAAWLLLPALVVAVVVIVRSIQRRRTSDRPILMVAAATWMISAYLVLSFMGNSIHSYYTASLVAPMALCIGIGSKLLVSSSTSIARRAGTSVALLLAALFANLIWGLSPSNPASVAQVLLLVTLVATSALTVPTPYKWLTPLAGSVALASLLVGPIVGSLVTVSTPQQGSNPLSGGLTRSPASLSHFLYQVKNGDPAGVHELAIGSTPGPGLEAYLRATPSRCKWAGATYPGQTAAQFQLSIGRPIMPLGGFAATDPSPTLAAFQNLVRTGQVCSYILQPEQLKIPGVSDELVAIHNWVSETFPAKEIDGIRVYDLAGQNTRP; encoded by the coding sequence GTGTCAAACTATACGACCTTAGAAGTTAGAAAATTGCCGACTCCCCCGGAAAAAGAGCGCCGCCGTCCATGGGAGCTTGTAGCGCTATTGGTCATCCTGTTAGTGGCCGCTGGACTGTACACTTGGCGGCTTTCGGAAAACGGGTGGGCGAACGCGTACTACTCGGCCGCAGTGCAGTCCGGTCTTCATGACCCGACCGCCTTCTTCTTTGGGTCTGCAGACTGGGGAAATTCCATATCGGTGGACAAACCGCCTCTGAGCCTCTGGATCATGGGTTTGTCCGTGCGTCTCTTCGGTCTTAACACCTGGGCACTACTGCTGCCGCAGGCCGCGATGACGCTCGGAAGCACACTCATGATCTTCCAACTTGCTCGGAAGTATCTGCCATCTTACGCAGCACTCGTTGCTGCCTTCGTTTTCGCGACAACTCCGATAACGGTTTTGCTGGCCCGCTACAACAACCCGGACCCTCTCATGATCCTGCTAATGCTGTCCGCGTTATATGCAGGGATCCGGGCAACAGAAACCGCAAGGTCACGATGGTTGTATTTCGCGGCCGGCCTTCTCGCCTTGGGCTTCCTCGCCAAGCAGCTTCAAGCTTTCATGGTCTTGCCTGCGCTGGGTCTGGTTTTCTGCCTTTTCGTGGGACGCCCATGGCGGAAAGTGGCAACCTCACTGAGTGTGGCGGGCCTGATTCTTGCCGCAGGGTCTATGGCATGGCCGATAATTGTCGATCTCACACCAACCAGCAGCCGCCCATACGTGGGTGGATCCAAAACCAACAGTATGATCGACCTCACTCTTGGATACAACGGGCTGGACCGCCTGCTCCAACAGCAAGGTGGGCGCTCTGCAGCCCTCACGCCTCAGGAATTTCAAGGTGCCAGCTCAGATGCAGGTCTATTTCGCTTGTTCAATGCGAACTATGGCCAAGAAGCTGCGTGGTTACTGCTGCCGGCGTTAGTCGTTGCTGTTGTTGTTATAGTCCGGTCAATTCAGCGGCGTCGCACTTCCGACAGGCCGATACTAATGGTCGCCGCGGCAACCTGGATGATTTCAGCATATTTGGTGCTCAGTTTCATGGGTAACAGCATCCATTCTTACTACACGGCTTCACTCGTGGCCCCGATGGCACTGTGCATTGGCATCGGGAGCAAGCTGTTGGTTTCGTCTTCCACATCCATTGCCCGGCGTGCCGGAACTTCTGTCGCCTTGCTGCTGGCCGCACTTTTCGCAAACTTGATATGGGGTCTCAGCCCTTCCAACCCAGCCAGCGTCGCCCAGGTTTTACTCCTTGTGACGTTGGTTGCAACATCAGCGCTCACGGTTCCAACGCCCTACAAATGGCTCACCCCGCTTGCCGGCTCGGTAGCCCTAGCGAGTCTGCTTGTAGGACCTATCGTGGGTTCTCTTGTCACGGTATCGACGCCGCAACAGGGATCAAACCCGCTGTCCGGGGGGCTAACCAGAAGCCCAGCATCACTCAGCCATTTTCTCTATCAAGTAAAGAACGGTGATCCCGCAGGCGTCCATGAGCTGGCTATAGGATCCACACCCGGCCCGGGTCTGGAAGCCTACTTGCGGGCTACACCGTCCCGCTGCAAATGGGCGGGCGCAACCTACCCTGGACAGACTGCTGCCCAATTCCAGCTGAGCATTGGGCGCCCCATAATGCCACTTGGCGGTTTTGCGGCGACTGACCCAAGCCCAACGTTGGCGGCGTTCCAGAATCTGGTTCGAACTGGCCAGGTCTGCTCCTACATCCTCCAACCCGAGCAACTCAAAATTCCGGGAGTGAGTGACGAACTCGTAGCGATCCACAACTGGGTGAGCGAAACCTTTCCCGCTAAAGAAATCGATGGCATCAGGGTCTATGACCTTGCAGGCCAGAACACTCGTCCTTAG
- the rpsI gene encoding 30S ribosomal protein S9 produces the protein MAQNEETTEVVEAEENLTSYTSESSAAEAAPKKERPALTVAGAAVGRRKEAVARVRVVPGSGKWTINGRELANYFPNKLHQQDVNEPFKILDLEGAYDVIARIHGGGISGQAGALRLGIARSLNEIDVENNRATLKKAGYLSRDARVIERKKAGLKKARKAQQYSKR, from the coding sequence GTGGCTCAGAACGAAGAGACCACCGAGGTCGTCGAGGCCGAGGAAAACCTGACCAGCTACACCTCTGAGAGTTCAGCTGCTGAAGCTGCTCCCAAGAAGGAGCGCCCGGCCCTGACCGTTGCCGGCGCAGCTGTTGGCCGCCGCAAGGAAGCCGTTGCACGCGTCCGCGTTGTGCCCGGCTCCGGCAAGTGGACCATCAACGGCCGCGAGCTGGCAAACTACTTCCCGAACAAGCTGCACCAGCAGGACGTCAACGAGCCCTTCAAGATCCTCGATCTCGAAGGTGCCTACGATGTCATCGCCCGTATCCACGGCGGCGGCATCTCCGGCCAGGCCGGCGCACTGCGCCTCGGCATCGCCCGTTCGCTGAACGAGATCGACGTCGAGAACAACCGCGCCACCCTGAAGAAGGCCGGTTACCTGTCCCGCGACGCCCGTGTCATCGAGCGTAAGAAGGCCGGTCTCAAGAAGGCCCGTAAGGCCCAGCAGTACTCCAAGCGCTAA
- a CDS encoding TadE family protein, with translation MEFALVAPVLLALVAGIVEFSHTYNLQISVTQAAREAAREMAISNNQAAARTAAVAGAPGLNPTAFSYTFNPGTCAANTNMTVSISYTGNTMTGLFGSTITVGGVGAMRCGG, from the coding sequence GTGGAATTCGCCTTGGTCGCACCAGTACTTCTGGCCCTTGTCGCCGGCATCGTCGAGTTTTCACACACATACAACCTCCAGATTTCAGTGACCCAGGCTGCCAGGGAAGCCGCCCGGGAAATGGCCATCTCAAACAATCAGGCTGCAGCAAGAACCGCCGCGGTAGCCGGGGCACCTGGACTAAACCCGACGGCGTTTTCATACACCTTCAACCCGGGGACCTGCGCCGCAAATACGAACATGACGGTCAGCATTTCGTACACGGGCAACACCATGACGGGGCTTTTCGGCAGCACTATCACCGTTGGTGGAGTAGGAGCAATGCGATGCGGTGGTTGA
- a CDS encoding Flp family type IVb pilin: MTSLLVSMTAYIAGIKDRFASEKGATATEYSLLIAFIAFLIIAGVTLFGNALSGWFSTLGSTVTAWTV, encoded by the coding sequence ATGACTTCACTCCTGGTCTCAATGACTGCTTACATCGCCGGCATCAAGGATCGTTTCGCTTCCGAAAAGGGCGCAACAGCGACGGAATACTCGCTTCTGATCGCATTTATCGCGTTCCTCATCATTGCCGGCGTCACGTTGTTCGGCAACGCCCTTAGCGGCTGGTTCTCCACCCTCGGCTCGACCGTGACGGCCTGGACGGTCTAG
- the rplM gene encoding 50S ribosomal protein L13, whose amino-acid sequence MRTYTPKPGDINRQWHVIDATDVVLGRLASQTAILLRGKHKATFASHMDMGDFVIIINAEKVALTGAKLEQKRAYRHSGYPGGLTSVNYAELLESNPVRAVEKAIKGMLPKNSLAAQQLGKLKVYRGAEHPHAAQQPKTFEITQVAQ is encoded by the coding sequence GTGCGTACGTACACCCCGAAGCCCGGCGATATCAACCGCCAGTGGCACGTCATTGACGCCACCGACGTTGTCCTTGGTCGTCTTGCAAGCCAGACCGCAATCCTGCTGCGCGGCAAGCACAAGGCCACTTTCGCATCCCACATGGACATGGGCGACTTTGTCATTATCATCAACGCCGAGAAGGTAGCCCTGACCGGCGCCAAGCTGGAGCAGAAGCGCGCATACCGCCACTCCGGCTACCCGGGCGGCCTGACCTCCGTCAACTACGCGGAACTGCTGGAATCCAACCCGGTCCGCGCCGTTGAGAAGGCCATCAAGGGCATGCTCCCCAAGAACTCCCTTGCTGCCCAGCAGCTCGGCAAGCTGAAGGTGTACCGCGGTGCCGAGCACCCGCACGCCGCCCAGCAGCCCAAGACTTTCGAAATCACCCAGGTCGCCCAGTAG
- a CDS encoding prepilin peptidase: MVVAIGLLGLFLSPVAELLISRLLPRLGGLPTLRVRITTAGLTGIASVAFTLHFGISFSLPAFLFLALLGTQLARIDVALHLLPNPLVLILLAGGILLFLWPGIFAKQSDDLLRAVLGAVILFVGYLILGLISPRGIGMGDVKLAAPVGLYLGYLGWTQLLYGGLLGFILNGLVTVAVVTKKGREQAPEVAHGPSMLGALAAVTLLVS; encoded by the coding sequence ATGGTCGTTGCCATCGGCCTCCTGGGGCTCTTCCTCTCCCCCGTGGCCGAGCTCTTGATTTCGCGACTGCTCCCGCGACTGGGTGGCCTTCCTACGTTGCGGGTTCGGATTACGACGGCGGGACTTACCGGCATCGCAAGCGTAGCCTTTACCTTGCATTTTGGAATTTCCTTTAGCCTTCCAGCGTTCCTTTTTCTTGCACTATTAGGCACGCAGCTCGCACGGATCGACGTGGCGCTTCATTTGTTGCCAAACCCGCTCGTACTCATACTGCTTGCCGGCGGCATTCTGCTGTTTCTGTGGCCCGGTATATTCGCTAAGCAATCGGACGATCTGCTTCGGGCTGTCCTTGGAGCAGTCATTTTGTTTGTCGGCTACCTGATTCTGGGGCTTATTTCTCCCCGCGGAATCGGCATGGGCGACGTTAAGCTCGCCGCGCCCGTGGGTCTTTACCTGGGGTACCTAGGTTGGACCCAACTCCTGTACGGCGGCTTACTGGGCTTCATACTCAATGGCCTTGTTACGGTCGCAGTGGTTACCAAAAAGGGCCGGGAACAAGCCCCAGAAGTGGCTCACGGCCCCTCCATGCTGGGTGCCCTGGCCGCCGTAACGCTTCTTGTGAGCTAA